A genomic window from Parvularcula sp. LCG005 includes:
- a CDS encoding phosphoserine transaminase: MEQPSQKPNCPNFSSGPCAKRPGWSASSLRTESLGRSHRSSLGKERLKLAIDKTRAVLGVPDTHRIGIVPASDTGAFEMAMWSLLGARPVTTLAWESFGQGWVTDVLKQLKIDAKSDVAAYGEISDLAAVDQSHDVVFTWNGTTSGVKVPNGDWIADDREGLTLCDATSAAFAQDLPWDKLDCTTYSWQKVLGGEAQHGILILGPRAVERLESYTPAWPLPKIFRMTKGGKLIEGIFKGETINTPSMLCVEDYIDALEWAESIGGFDGMKARANSNLAVLEDFVANTPWAEFLAADPAIRSNTSVCLSVVDDAVSALSDDDQRAFLKRMEKKLAAENVAFDFGGYRDAPPGLRIWCGATVEASDLKALMPWLDWAFQSEKAAL; this comes from the coding sequence ATGGAACAGCCCAGCCAAAAGCCGAATTGCCCCAATTTTTCCTCTGGCCCTTGCGCCAAGCGCCCGGGTTGGTCTGCGTCGTCCCTCCGTACAGAGAGCCTTGGCCGGTCGCACCGCTCATCCTTGGGCAAGGAGCGCCTGAAACTGGCGATCGACAAGACGCGCGCGGTTCTTGGGGTGCCGGATACACACCGCATCGGCATTGTCCCGGCCTCCGATACCGGCGCTTTCGAAATGGCGATGTGGAGCCTGCTTGGTGCCCGTCCGGTGACGACACTGGCGTGGGAGAGCTTTGGCCAAGGCTGGGTGACGGACGTCCTCAAACAACTGAAAATCGACGCCAAGAGCGACGTGGCGGCCTATGGCGAAATTTCCGACCTCGCGGCAGTAGACCAGAGCCACGATGTCGTCTTCACCTGGAATGGCACGACGTCCGGCGTGAAGGTGCCGAACGGCGACTGGATCGCCGATGATCGGGAGGGGCTGACCCTCTGCGACGCCACTTCGGCGGCCTTCGCCCAGGATCTGCCGTGGGACAAACTCGATTGCACCACCTATTCATGGCAGAAGGTTTTGGGCGGCGAAGCTCAGCACGGTATCCTCATTCTTGGCCCGCGCGCCGTTGAGCGTCTGGAAAGCTATACGCCGGCCTGGCCGCTGCCCAAGATTTTCCGCATGACCAAAGGCGGCAAGCTGATTGAAGGCATCTTCAAGGGCGAGACGATCAACACGCCCTCCATGCTCTGCGTCGAAGATTATATCGACGCGCTCGAATGGGCCGAAAGCATTGGCGGCTTTGACGGCATGAAGGCCCGGGCCAACAGCAACCTCGCCGTGCTTGAAGATTTCGTAGCCAATACGCCGTGGGCGGAGTTTCTGGCGGCCGACCCCGCCATCCGGTCAAACACGTCTGTCTGTCTGTCGGTGGTGGACGACGCGGTCTCCGCCCTGTCCGATGACGACCAGCGCGCCTTCCTGAAACGCATGGAGAAAAAGCTCGCCGCGGAGAACGTGGCGTTCGATTTCGGCGGCTATCGCGATGCCCCTCCCGGCCTGCGGATCTGGTGCGGCGCGACGGTGGAAGCGTCCGACCTGAAGGCGCTGATGCCGTGGCTCGACTGGGCATTCCAGTCAGAAAAGGCCGCACTCTAG
- a CDS encoding DMT family transporter has protein sequence MTSAPLSPTPQSPTVGSITPTPQHWLILMIIVVCGGSSFSGIRIAVETAPPAVVAAGRLWVATLMLAVYMKATGREMLPLREGGRLSPSWIFALFIGLAGYAVPMTLFPFAQQHVSSMLAGIYMAFMPLVTVILAATFADEPLTVRKITGFAAGTLGVIILIGPDALSHLLSDSVIAQGALLLATTGYAISSVLTRRAPPAAARSFAVAIMLLAAIAATPLAIREGLRESAISIRSWLAIVYLGLVPTGLTAILIINVVRGAGAGFMAMGNYLTPGVAIILGMLMFGETLEWRFLFGLIAILTGVAIAQPGPIAFLRAKLQRRTAVRS, from the coding sequence ATGACGAGCGCACCTCTTTCCCCGACGCCCCAAAGCCCGACGGTGGGATCAATCACGCCGACACCGCAGCACTGGCTGATCCTGATGATCATTGTCGTATGCGGCGGGTCGTCCTTTTCCGGCATCCGTATCGCGGTGGAGACCGCTCCGCCGGCTGTCGTTGCTGCTGGCCGACTGTGGGTCGCGACCCTGATGTTGGCTGTTTACATGAAGGCCACAGGGCGTGAGATGCTGCCCTTGCGCGAGGGGGGCCGTCTGTCTCCGTCATGGATCTTTGCTCTGTTTATCGGGCTTGCTGGCTATGCTGTGCCGATGACGCTCTTCCCCTTCGCCCAGCAGCATGTCTCGTCGATGCTGGCGGGCATCTATATGGCATTCATGCCGCTGGTGACCGTTATCCTGGCAGCGACATTTGCGGACGAGCCCCTGACCGTCCGGAAGATCACCGGCTTTGCCGCCGGCACGCTCGGCGTCATCATCCTCATCGGCCCAGACGCGCTGAGCCATCTGCTGAGCGACAGTGTCATCGCCCAAGGCGCACTTCTGCTCGCCACGACCGGCTACGCCATTTCCAGTGTTCTCACCCGCCGCGCCCCGCCCGCTGCCGCCCGAAGCTTCGCCGTCGCCATCATGCTGCTCGCCGCTATAGCAGCGACACCGCTCGCCATCCGCGAGGGTTTGCGTGAGTCTGCCATCTCCATCCGTTCATGGCTGGCGATCGTCTATCTGGGGCTTGTGCCGACCGGACTGACGGCGATCCTGATTATCAATGTGGTGCGTGGTGCTGGCGCAGGGTTCATGGCGATGGGCAATTATCTGACGCCGGGGGTCGCCATCATCCTGGGCATGCTGATGTTCGGTGAGACATTGGAATGGCGCTTCCTTTTCGGACTGATTGCCATTCTGACCGGTGTCGCAATTGCCCAACCCGGTCCCATCGCCTTCCTGCGCGCCAAGCTGCAACGCCGGACCGCCGTCAGATCGTGA
- a CDS encoding TerB family tellurite resistance protein, with translation MTLWERIRALLAEAQDRTLGAVMDAMERRRKSRDAAIFSIALIALSAKMAKADGVVTDDEIAAFRSFFNYPADEESKVRTVFTLAMEDVAGFDSYAKQVGKLFHDEPVILEDVLDCLFFVALADGVLHPQETALLDMAANAFSLNQAACRRIKAAHLGAEKEDPYVILGVDHGASVEEVRRVYRTLAKENHPDALIARGVPEDLVQIAEHRMAVINSAYERAMAELQS, from the coding sequence ATGACTTTGTGGGAACGCATACGGGCGCTGCTTGCCGAGGCGCAGGATCGAACATTGGGCGCGGTAATGGATGCCATGGAGCGCCGCCGCAAATCGCGCGACGCGGCCATCTTCTCCATCGCGCTGATCGCCTTGTCGGCCAAAATGGCGAAAGCTGATGGTGTCGTCACCGATGATGAAATCGCCGCCTTTCGGTCATTCTTTAATTACCCCGCCGATGAGGAAAGCAAGGTCCGGACGGTCTTTACTCTCGCGATGGAGGATGTCGCGGGATTTGACAGCTATGCAAAACAGGTTGGCAAGCTGTTCCATGACGAGCCTGTGATCCTTGAAGATGTGCTTGATTGCCTTTTCTTCGTCGCACTGGCTGATGGCGTGCTGCATCCTCAGGAGACAGCGCTTCTCGACATGGCCGCAAATGCGTTTTCGCTGAACCAGGCGGCCTGTCGCCGGATCAAGGCCGCGCATCTTGGTGCCGAGAAAGAGGACCCCTATGTCATTCTCGGCGTCGACCACGGTGCGAGCGTGGAAGAAGTTCGGCGGGTCTACCGGACGCTCGCCAAGGAGAACCACCCCGATGCGCTGATCGCACGCGGCGTTCCGGAAGACCTGGTTCAGATTGCAGAGCACCGCATGGCCGTCATCAACAGCGCCTATGAACGGGCCATGGCGGAGTTGCAGTCGTGA